In a genomic window of Gossypium arboreum isolate Shixiya-1 chromosome 7, ASM2569848v2, whole genome shotgun sequence:
- the LOC108484628 gene encoding pentatricopeptide repeat-containing protein At4g17616 yields the protein MAIKLTRKVFVNPCFLSYNSSRFLVRLSSDHDTRFFLSKFFGGNQESGVICRHLSFSPATSLERLSWEGSSHTVLLTKLENALKDLKLDEAWETFNDFIRLYGFPNHLLVSRFITQLSYSSSPCSLQKAYDLVMLVLKEKSYHLRPDILVKLALSLSRAQMPIPSSTILRLMLEKGMLPPMNVLQLSFLHMVKTEVGACIASNLLIQICDNYVRFCSGKSPCANLLKPDTVIFNLVLDACVRFGSSLKGQQIIELMSQTGVVADAHSIIIIAQIHEINGQRDELKKFKDHVAPLPVAFVSHYRQFYECLLSLHFKFDDIDAAAELLLDMNRSRGSHPVDDPGRDFQKPHFVPIGSQNLRNGLKIQIMPELIHKDSALKEGGKSDLVLFRDKKLLPSNRALSKLINGYKRHGKMDELSKFLLGLKKELYSSGESSVICDVIDACISLGWVEIAHDILDDMEFSGDSLDSSAYMALLSAYYKRNMSREANVLLKQVRKAGLVINLANNFVLSKNVPSNVGRSSLSIKEASSIYQPSLSKCLVEEVSDAEKAVSHIIYELNSSIYFFSKAKMMGDALNIYRRMQEMKIQPTEHTFMYLVCGYSSLEMYRDVTILWGDMKRIMETGSLTLSSDLYEFLLLNFLRGGYFERVMEVIDYMNKCNMYVDKWMHKSEYLKIHKNLYRSLKASKARTEAQGKRFEYVKAFKKWAGIN from the coding sequence ATGGCAATAAAATTGACAAGGAAAGTATTTGTGAATCCTTGCTTCCTTAGTTACAACTCTTCGCGATTCCTTGTCAGGTTGAGTTCAGATCACGACACAAGGTTTTTCCTTAGCAAATTTTTTGGTGGTAATCAAGAATCGGGTGTGATATGCAGACATCTATCCTTTTCTCCTGCTACAAGTCTGGAAAGGTTAAGTTGGGAAGGTTCTTCTCATACAGTGTTGTTGACAAAGCTTGAAAATGCTTTGAAGGATCTCAAACTGGATGAAGCATGGGAAACTTTCAATGATTTTATAAGGTTGTATGGTTTCCCTAACCATTTGCTCGTTAGCAGGTTCATTACTCAACTATCCTACTCATCCAGCCCTTGTTCACTACAAAAAGCTTATGATTTGGTTATGTTGGTCCTGAAAGAGAAATCGTATCATCTTCGGCCTGACATCTTGGTTAAGCTAGCTCTTTCTTTATCAAGAGCTCAGATGCCCATTCCATCATCAACGATTCTTAGATTGATGCTGGAAAAGGGGATGTTACCCCCAATGAATGTACTGCAGTTGTCATTTCTGCATATGGTCAAGACAGAGGTTGGGGCATGTATAGCATCCAATCTGTTGATCCAGATTTGTGATAATTATGTACGATTTTGTTCAGGGAAAAGCCCTTGTGCAAACTTGCTGAAACCTGATACAGTGATCTTTAATCTTGTGCTTGATGCTTGTGTTAGATTTGGCTCATCTCTCAAAGGTCAACAAATTATAGAATTGATGTCGCAAACTGGAGTTGTTGCTGATGCACACTCAATCATTATCATTGCTCAAATCCATGAAATTAATGGACAGAGGGATGAGTTGAAGAAATTTAAAGATCATGTTGCACCTTTACCAGTGGCTTTTGTTTCTCATTATCGACAATTCTATGAATGTTTGTTAAGCTTGCATTTTAAGTTTGATGACATTGATGCTGCTGCTGAGCTTCTGTTGGACATGAATAGATCACGGGGATCCCATCCTGTGGATGATCCTGGGAGGGATTTCCAGAAGCCTCATTTTGTTCCAATTGGATCTCAGAATCTCAGGAATGGACTGAAGATACAAATCATGCCTGAGCTGATACATAAGGATTCTGCCCTCAAAGAAGGAGGTAAATCAGATCTTGTTTTGTTTAGGGATAAGAAACTTCTTCCGTCTAATAGGGCTCTGTCCAAGCTCATTAATGGTTATAAAAGGCATGGGAAGATGGATGAGCTGTCAAAATTTTTACTTGGCTTAAAAAAGGAGCTATATTCATCAGGCGAATCAAGTGtgatatgtgatgttatagatgcatgcatttcattaggCTGGGTGGAAATTGCTCATGACATTTTGGATGACATGGAATTTTCTGGGGATTCCTTGGATTCTAGTGCATATATGGCACTCCTGTCTGCTTATTATAAAAGAAATATGTCTAGGGAGGCAAATGTACTGCTAAAACAAGTAAGGAAGGCTGGTTTGGTCATAAATTTAGCTAACAATTTTGTCTTATCCAAAAATGTGCCATCAAATGTAGGCAGAAGTTCTCTTTCCATAAAGGAAGCATCTTCCATTTATCAACCAAGTCTGTCCAAATGTCTTGTTGAAGAAGTAAGTGATGCGGAGAAGGCTGTATCTCATATAATCTATGAATTGAACTCTTCTATTTACTTCTTTTCCAAGGCTAAAATGATGGGGGATGCACTGAATATATACCGAAGAATGCAAGAGATGAAAATCCAACCCACTGAACATACGTTTATGTATCTGGTATGTGGGTATTCTTCACTAGAAATGTATCGTGATGTTACCATTCTATGGGGTGACATGAAGAGAATCATGGAGACTGGGAGCTTAACCCTGAGTAGTGATTTGTACGAGTTTTTACTACTCAATTTTCTTCGAGGTGGATACTTTGAAAGAGTGATGGAGGTCATTGATTATATGAACAAGTGTAACATGTATGTTGACAAATGGATGCATAAGAGTGAATATCTGAAAATCCATAAGAATCTTTATAGGAGCTTAAAAGCATCAAAAGCTAGAACTGAGGCTCAAGGTAAAAGGTTTGAGTATGTTAAGGCTTTTAAGAAATGGGCTGGCATTAACTGA